The following are encoded together in the Notolabrus celidotus isolate fNotCel1 chromosome 9, fNotCel1.pri, whole genome shotgun sequence genome:
- the atad1a gene encoding ATPase family AAA domain-containing protein 1-A, with translation MLLKDLPREALMRPLSRNEVVGMLLRLTIFGAATYYSIKWVVDAMDPTAKQKSQAKKRAEQLMKRIGVEGVKLTEYEMNIASHLVDPQTMKVSWRDIAGLDEIIIELQDTVILPFQKRHLLAGSRLFQPPKGVLLFGPPGCGKTMIAKATAKASGCKFINLQASTLTDMWYGESQKLTAAVFSLAVKIQPCIVFIDEIESFLRNRSSLDHEATAMMKAQFMSLWDGLDTSATTQVMVMGATNRPQDVDPAILRRMPATFHVGLPNTRQRHDILRLILAGENLSNAINLKEIAERTDGYSGSDLRELCRDAAMYRVRDYVRKEQMRQIAQQLKDCEEEEEEKPVDEERLRPITQLDLLFGLDKMKESKRATVSMLPSVSEVPLD, from the exons ATGCTGCTCAAAGATCTTCCCAGAGAGGCCCTGATGCGGCCGCTGTCCAGGAATGAAGTGGTGGGCATGTTGCTGAGGCTGACCATCTTTGGAGCAGCGACCTACTACAGCATCAAATGGGTTGTAGACGCTATGGACCCGACTGCCAAACAGAAAAGCCAAGCCAAGAAAAGG GCAGAACAGCTGATGAAGAGGATCGGCGTGGAGGGGGTCAAACTAACAGAGTATGAAATGAATATTGCTTCCCACCTAGTTGATCCACAGACTATGAAG GTGTCCTGGAGAGATATCGCAGGTCTAGATGAAATTATAATTGAGCTGCAAGACACGGTCATCCTGCCTTTTCAGAAGAGACACCTTTTAGCCGGATCAAGACTCTTTCAGCCTCCCAAAG GTGTCTTATTGTTTGGTCCACCGGGATGTGGGAAGACCATGATTGCAAAAGCAACAGCCAAAGCCTCGGGCTGCAAGTTCATCAATCTTCAGGCCTCCACGCTGACAGACATGTGGTACGGAGAATCCCAGAAACTGACCGCTGCCGTCTTCTCATTGGCTGTCAAAATCCAGCCCTGCATCGTCTTCATCGATGAGATTG aatcATTTCTGAGGAACCGCTCCAGCCTGGACCACGAGGCCACCGCCATGATGAAAGCCCAGTTTATGAGCCTGTGGGACGGCCTGGATACTTCTGCAACCACCCAG GTGATGGTGATGGGAGCAACAAACAGACCACAGGACGTTGATCCGGCCATTCTGCGCAGGATGCCCGCCACGTTTCATGTTGGCCTGCCA AACACAAGACAAAGACATGATATCCTGAGGTTGATTCTAGCAGGAGAAAAT CTGAGCAATGCCATTAATCTGAAGGAGATTGCTGAGAGGACAGACGGTTACTCTGGCAGTGACCTCCGGGAGCTCTGCCGTGATGCCGCCATGTATCGAGTCCGTGACTACGTTCGCAAGGAGCAGATGAGGCAGATCGCTCAGCAGCTAAAGGACTgcgaagaggaagaggaggaaaa GCCTGTGGATGAGGAACGATTGCGGCCGATCACCCAGCTGGACCTCCTCTTTGGTCTGGACAAGATGAAGGAGTCAAAGCGAGCCACAGTCTCCATGTTACCCAGTGTGTCTGAGGTTCCTCTGGACTAA